The DNA region ATCCAGGTGTGCCACGAGCGGACCAGCCCGGTACCCCAGCCCTCGCGCACCACGCGGTCGAGAAAGGCGGGGGTCGCGGCAGGCAGCCGCCCCAGGGAGTTTCCGTCGAGGTAGATCATCGCCGGTTCGGAGTTGACGAACTGGTCGCGCAAGCCCGCGAGCGGGTCAGCGGAGTCCAGTTCTTCTGCGAGTTCGCGCCCGATGGGACCTGTCACGGGATACCTTTCTCCAGGGCCGCCGGTCATATCGTTGATCGCACGGACCACAGCTCTGGAAAGAACCTGTGCTCGGCGATGCCCTTGAGCCATGCCACGCCGTGCGTGCCGCCGCTGCCCGGTTTGGCGCCGAGCATGCGCTGCACTGTCACCAGGTGGGTGTAGCGCCATCGCGCGAACTGGTCGGCGGTGTCCATCAGGCCTTCCGCGAGCAAGTAGAGCCGTCGGTGGCCGCCAGGGTCGGCGTAGACCGCCCGCCATGCCGACTCCACGGCGTCGTCGGGCTGGTACGGCACGGCGAAGTCCCGTCGCAGGCACCGGTCGGGGATGTCGAACCCGGCCCGGCTCAACAGGCCCAGTGCCTCGTCGTAGAGGCTCGGCTCGCGCAGTTGCGCGTCGATGTCGTGGTAAGCCGGGGACTTGCCGTGGGGGATGGCCATCGCGGGGTTCTTGTTGCCCAGCAGGAACTCCAGGCGCCGGTAGGAGACCGATTGGAATCCTGACGCGTTGCCGAGCACATCGCGGAATTCGGCGAACTCGAGCGGGGTGAGCGCGGCCAGCACGTCCCACGAGGCCAGCAACACGTCCTGTATCCGCGAAGCCCGTCGAAGCGTCCACAGCGCGTCCTCGACCGCGTCCTTCGCCAGTTGTCCGCGAGCCGTGCCGAACTCGGTGCGCAGCAAGTCGAAGAGCAGCTCCTTGACCTGACTCATGACGATGAACGCGGGCTCGGTGAGCGCCTTCGTCCGTGGACGCCGCAATTGGAGCAGTTCGTCCATTCGTGCGTACTCGACAAACGGTGTGTTCCCCGTGGGGAACTCGGTCTGGGGCCCGCCTCCGGTCTGCTCGGCCTGACGCCTGCGGATCTCCTCGGAGAACAGCGGGCACTGCTGGGTCTGTTCGTTCATCGCTGCTGCGTCCATGCCGCGGCACCCGTCCTTCCGATCGGAGTGGGGATCATCATTTGGGCCAGGACGGCGTCGCCGAGCCGGGTTCCCGGCACGCCGAGGTCATAGGGCAGGTCGAAGTGGTCGCGGTTGGGTGCGACCACCTCGGTGACCCGGGTCCGCGTCCGCAGTGCCGCGGCCATTCGGTCGTGCTGGCGGATGTACTCGCCGGTCTCGTTGCCGCCGCGGGCGATGACGACGGGCGGCAGGTTCGGCGGCAGCCAGTGCAGCGGGCTGTTGCGCAGCGCGGTGGAGTCGTCCATACCGAGCGCTCGGTTGATGTAGGTGTTCCGGACGGGTTCCAGGTCGTACATTCCGCTGAGCAGGGTTGCCCCCGCGATGTCGACATCGCGGGTGGCGATCATCGCCATCGCGGCCAGGTGCGCTCCGGCCGAGGTGCCGGTGAGGTGAATCCGATCAGGTGCGAATCCGAGTTCCCGCGCGTGGGCGCGCAGCCATCGCAGGCTGCGGCGGACCATCGCGACGATCTCGTCGATGCCCACCGCGGGCGCCAACCCGTAGCCGACCGCGGCGAAGGCCGCACCCGCACGGAGAAACGCTGGTGCGGCGAAGGCCGAGCTGTCCTTGGTCACGTCCTGCCAGTTGCCGCCGTGTACGAAGACTTGCAGCGACGCGTGCGGCGCCCGCGCGGGAAAGAAGTCCAAGGTCTCGTCGGGGTGCGGGCCGTAGCGCAGATCGGTCAGGGCCATCGCGTCGCGGCGGGCCGCGGCGCTGAGCTCGCGGTACTCGTCGAGGTAGGCGGCCAGGCTGGGCACGCACGAGCTGGGGGAGTACTGCCGGTCCAGCGTCGCTTGGTCCCAATTCCTCCAGTCATTCGTGTCGATCACGTCGCCACCGCGGGGGGCTGGATCCCGTAGGCGGCGCACGCCTTGTCGAACTGGGTGACGAGAACGGGGTCGACGCCGCGGGCTCCTTTCCAGTAGCGGGAGCCGAAGCGGGTCGCGTAGACCATGAACCAGTCCTCCCGACCTGAGAGGAACAGCACGTCGTGGACAGCCATCGAACGGATCGCGAACAGGGGCACGGGGGACCGGCTGACCGCGAAGTCTGGGTTGCGGGCCGCCACCTCGTCGCAGTCCTGGTGGAACTGGCCGATCATCATGCCGCGGTGCACGCTCTCCGACTTGACGGCGGCATGGGCTTGGTCGAGCACTTCGAGGGAGTCGCGGGCGAGATCGGGTAGCACGACCAGCAGTGCGTGCAGGTTCGGGTTGCTCGCCTTCCACTCGATGTCGTCGAACTCGTCGAGGGCACACCGCATCAGCTCGGTCATCAGTGCCGCGCTGGGCGAAGACCCGACCAGTCGCACCCTGGTCTCCAGTGAACCCATGCGCTGGGCGGGCTCGACGAACGGGCACACCGGTCCGGGGCGTCCGATCAGGCTGTGCGGCCGGGTGATGTAGGTCCCCAGCCAGTCCTCGACGAGCACCAGCGCGTGGTCGATGCTCACGGGTAGTACATCGGTCAACATGGTTCCCTCGCCCGCTAGTTTTCGGATTCGGTCAGCGAGAAGCTCCGGTTCACGATCGGCCATCGCCCAGTTCCTGAAGTCTGGCGGCCAGCAGGCGTCCGACTTCGGCCAGCGAGGTAGGCCTGGTCAACATCGTGCCGTGTTCGCCCGGGATCACATGCATCTCGATCGCCCCGGAAACGAACGGCCGCCAGGCTTTCGCGGTCACATCGGGTTCTTGCTGATCGGTCGTCGTCAGGAGCAGGAGATCGCCGTGGAACTTCTCGGGGGCGTAGTCGATCAGCAGGTGCGTGTTGTTGGCGGAGATCTCCATGATCGACCGCAGTCGGTGCTCTTCGAGATTCGACAGCGCGCTGCCCTGCTCGCGCAGGATCGCCATCGTCGTGGCGAAGGTCAACGGCTCGCCGGTGGTCCTGGCCGAGTCGCCGTCCACCAGACCGACGAGGTACTGCAGGTGCTCGTGCAGCTGGCTGTCGTCGAGTTCGGGAACGTCGGCGTGGGTGAGTCCCTTCCAGCCAGGGAACACGTCGAGCACCGCGAGCAGCGCCACGGACTCGCCGCGCCGCTGTAGCTCGGTGGCCATCGCGTGCGCCGCCAGGCCGCCGAAGGACCAGCCGAGCACGTGGTAGGGGCCCGCGGGCTGGACCAGCTGGATCTGGTCGGCGTAGTCCACCGCCATCTCCACCAGCGATGTCGGACGCGGCTCGGGTTTGCCCAGGCTGCGGGCTTGGATGCCGTAGATCGGGCGGCTCGGGTCGACGTGCT from Alloactinosynnema sp. L-07 includes:
- a CDS encoding DUF6875 domain-containing protein, producing MSIDHALVLVEDWLGTYITRPHSLIGRPGPVCPFVEPAQRMGSLETRVRLVGSSPSAALMTELMRCALDEFDDIEWKASNPNLHALLVVLPDLARDSLEVLDQAHAAVKSESVHRGMMIGQFHQDCDEVAARNPDFAVSRSPVPLFAIRSMAVHDVLFLSGREDWFMVYATRFGSRYWKGARGVDPVLVTQFDKACAAYGIQPPAVAT
- a CDS encoding alpha/beta hydrolase, with translation MIDTNDWRNWDQATLDRQYSPSSCVPSLAAYLDEYRELSAAARRDAMALTDLRYGPHPDETLDFFPARAPHASLQVFVHGGNWQDVTKDSSAFAAPAFLRAGAAFAAVGYGLAPAVGIDEIVAMVRRSLRWLRAHARELGFAPDRIHLTGTSAGAHLAAMAMIATRDVDIAGATLLSGMYDLEPVRNTYINRALGMDDSTALRNSPLHWLPPNLPPVVIARGGNETGEYIRQHDRMAAALRTRTRVTEVVAPNRDHFDLPYDLGVPGTRLGDAVLAQMMIPTPIGRTGAAAWTQQR
- a CDS encoding tryptophan 2,3-dioxygenase, coding for MDAAAMNEQTQQCPLFSEEIRRRQAEQTGGGPQTEFPTGNTPFVEYARMDELLQLRRPRTKALTEPAFIVMSQVKELLFDLLRTEFGTARGQLAKDAVEDALWTLRRASRIQDVLLASWDVLAALTPLEFAEFRDVLGNASGFQSVSYRRLEFLLGNKNPAMAIPHGKSPAYHDIDAQLREPSLYDEALGLLSRAGFDIPDRCLRRDFAVPYQPDDAVESAWRAVYADPGGHRRLYLLAEGLMDTADQFARWRYTHLVTVQRMLGAKPGSGGTHGVAWLKGIAEHRFFPELWSVRSTI